The sequence GATGCGGGACTGGGAGGCGAGCAGATCGGCGACCTCCTCGGCGCTCGGCTCCGCGTCCAGTTCCACGTTGATGCCGTGGAAGTGGTGGCGCACCGTCGGCACCTTCATGCCCATCGTCGTGATCTGCCCGATTTCGGGGATCACTTCGAGCGCGTCGGGGCCGTGGTGCGAGGGCAGTGTCACCGGGTCGGCCGAGGTGACGGCGTGTTCGCCGCGGCAGCGAACCAGCGTGATGCTGGAGCGTTCGACGCCGTACTCCTCGACGAGCGGGGCGAACATCCGGTTCAGGCCGGTCGTGTTACAGGAGACGATACGGACGTAGTCCTTGCCCATCGCCTCGGAGTAGTTGGCGCGGGCGGTGAAGCTCTCGTCGGCCACGTCGGCGCCCTCGCCACCCTGGAACAGAGCGGGGGTGTCGTGTTCCTCGTAGATGGGGCGGTACTCCGCGCCCATCCCGGCCGGCGTCGCGTCGGCGACGATGTCGCTCGCGTCGATGAGGTCGATGATGTCGCCCGCGACGTCCAGGTCGACGCCCTCCCAGCGGTCGTGACGCCCCTCGGGGACGTAGATGTCGTAGCCTCGCTCGGCGGCGGCGTCCGCCGTGTGGTTCGGACTCGCCTTCCCGATGCCGACCAGTTCCATGTCGGGCATCGAGTTCACTGCATCGGCGACGCGCTTGCCGATGGTGCCGTACCCATTAACGCCTACGCGGATCATACCGGGAGTTGGCTTCACCCTCATATAGTGCCGACGCCTTTCGCAGATTTTGCATGAACTTTCGTTCTTAAATCGTGGGGGGACTAGGTACTGGTATCACCGCCCGGTGTCTCCGCTCAGTATGAACGATCCGAAACAACAGGTCTCCAGTTCCGGTATTCGCGTGCTCGGCGTCTTCGTCGCCGTGTACTTGGTCATCGGGTCGTACATGTACTTCTATCTCGACCTCCCCGCCCTCGCGTACGTCGCCTACGGCATCATCAGCTGGATCGGCGGGATGGTG comes from Haloplanus sp. XH21 and encodes:
- a CDS encoding type II glyceraldehyde-3-phosphate dehydrogenase, producing the protein MIRVGVNGYGTIGKRVADAVNSMPDMELVGIGKASPNHTADAAAERGYDIYVPEGRHDRWEGVDLDVAGDIIDLIDASDIVADATPAGMGAEYRPIYEEHDTPALFQGGEGADVADESFTARANYSEAMGKDYVRIVSCNTTGLNRMFAPLVEEYGVERSSITLVRCRGEHAVTSADPVTLPSHHGPDALEVIPEIGQITTMGMKVPTVRHHFHGINVELDAEPSAEEVADLLASQSRIHVIDGDLDMSSGWDLQEFALDRGRDRMNLYENQIFEDSITVESNQLHLFQSIHRESDVVPENVDAIRAMTESADAEESIELTNDVMGIGDI